From Halobaculum halobium:
AGCAAGCCCTACACGGCGGCCGCATTCTTCCACTTCAAGGCGACAGGCTCGCTCGAACGCCACCGTGCTTACCACGCCGCCTACGAGTCGGACGCGTTCGCCGTCGACTTCGAGGCCGACTACGAATCGGGCGACCTGACTATCACTGTCGAACGAGCGGACGAGGCCTGAGAATCCGCCGTCACGAGCAGTTTTTAGAGCGCCGGCGATGGGTGCCGGCGCAGCTGGAGCGAGCAACGACCCCCGGTGCGTCGGCGTTTCGAGGTGTTCGAGATGCATATGGTGATTTACGCACTGGTAGAGGCATCGACGCACGACGACGCGCTGGCCACCGGAAAGACGGTGTTCGACCGACTGGTCGGCGCGGACCCACACGCCGGCGCCGTCTTCGATTACTATGTGACCTTCGACGAGGAGGACACGTCCGTTGCGGGGAAGGCACGATGGGGGGAGTTGCCGACGGCAGCCCCCGTCGACTCCGATGACGGCGAAGACCTGCTCGAGCGTGGCTGGGAGGCGACGAAGGAGGAATTCGAGCGTAATCTCGACCGGGTGAAAGAGGCCATCCAGGAGTTCTCCGACGAGGAGATCATGCGCGACGAGGACCTCGCCCGGCACGCCTTCCACAAGGTCGGTGCGTACGACGGCCCGACGATCTTCCTGTACACCGAACACGGAACCGGCATTCGCCACCGTGGACAGCTGGATCGACTCCTCGAGGAGAGTGAAGAGCTCTGGATCGTACCCGCTGACGTCCACTTCTGAATAATGCCTCCCATCACCAATTGGCGACGCGAGAGCCGCTCGCCGACACTCGCGTATCGGAACACCGAGACCGGTGCGCGAGCCGTGCTGCATCGTGCGCCGGACTCCTATCGGTACAAGTGGCGCGGGGTGATTCTCGTCGACGGCTACCCGGTCTGGTCGCGGGGATACGAGACGAAGGATGCGACATCGTTCCGTGAC
This genomic window contains:
- a CDS encoding DUF7568 family protein — translated: MPPITNWRRESRSPTLAYRNTETGARAVLHRAPDSYRYKWRGVILVDGYPVWSRGYETKDATSFRDELRERPAPDLNCPECPNDDVRVGEKAADGAKVQRWYDCPDCGYEAPSRIVYGAER